TGGAGGGGAAGTTCGGCGAAACGTACGTGAGGTACTGCGGGGAGGTAGGGCGATGGCTGCCGAGGCGGTGGCGATGACGGGCCGCCTAACAACGACATGCACCGGAGCGCGGCAAGCGGGCTGCTTATGGCTACTTCCATGCACCATGCCGCGCCCGGTGATGTGTGTTCGTTAGACGCATTTCCACTAGAGCTTGCTGTGATGAGACCCTCGCTGGCAAGATTTCTGAGATGCCAAAGCTTTATGAATATTTTGGGATCATTGTGCTGTTTTACTCCAACGAGCATGAGCCTATCCATGTTCATGGCAAGTGTCAGGGGAGAGAAAGCAAAGCCGAACTCACTCTTGAAAACGGGAAGGTGGTTAGAATTGAATACACCCCGGTCAAGGGGAGAAAGCCATTGAGCCAGTCAGAATTGAAGAACTTCCAGACCTTGACCAAGCACTACGCTGAGGAGATAGTTCAGAAATGGATCGATTACTTCGTGCTTCACAAACCGGTAGAGCCGCAGAAGGTTACCAAGAAGATCAAGTGATTCTTCCCGAAGGGGCGGTGATCGACATTCTTCGAGTCGAGCAACTATCCGACTACAAACTCAAACTTTACTTCAGCGACGGGATAGAGCGAATCATAGATTTCGAACCATTCCTGCAAGCCTCCCGCAATCCGATGATTCAAGCCTACCTCGATCCGAAAAAGTTTGCGAATTTCAAACTGGAGTACGGCGAACTGGTATGGGACGACTATGGCTTGTGTTTCCCGATAGCGGATTTATACGAGAATAGAATTTGATCTCAGCGAACATGCGTCTAACAAGGCGTTACAGCGGAGGCCGCGCAGCGCGGTTCTCATGCGTTCTTGTGAGGTCGTTCGCGGCCCCGCTGAACGCGGGCGTTAGACCCCTGCCCGTTACGTTGTCATTTCCTTAGAATTTTATTGACATCATCTATCGAGGGTAGTATAAGAGGACTGTACTTTAAACTACTCCCGATCTTTGGGCTACGTCCGTAGCTACAAATCGTTGGTTTTGAAAAGGAGGTCTACCATGTTCAAACCTATTAGGGTGTTCCCTCTTATCGGCTTCCTGATTTTCACCGGCATTGTGTTCTCCCATAGTTCAGTTGCTGTTAGACCTTTCGTAGCTAATGTCCATCTGGGCGGTGCATCGCAGAATAAGAACGCAATTTATGCTTCTAATGACTCCGTTACTTTTACAATACCAGTTGTCACATCATCCGACGTTCAGAATACAGCTCAAGCAAAAGTTGATTTTAGCGATTACTCTAACCCTATGAGCGTTGGTTATTCAGTCTCTGCTCGCACACTGACTCAAACTCTAGCTGGCGGCGGCCAATCCACAAATTATAGCTTTACGCTTACTACGAATGCTGATAATTCACATACCGGCACAGTTACTATGGAACTTCGGCTTGATACTGCCACAGGGTCAACAATCATTGATCCAAAATTTGTCATTGTCAGCATTCTTGTTCAGTCTCAAACTGCGGGCGGCGGCGGCGGTTGTACCAATGACTGTGGTGATAGGGGCGAAACCAGAAGTTGTGATCCGAGTTGTAACAGTTGCTGTGTCAGTCCGATATTAATCGACATCTCAGGGAATGGCTTTGAGCTTACAGATTTCACATCGGGCGTGATGTTCGATCTTAACGGTAGCGGCGTGCCGCATAAAGTTTCATGGACTGCTCCCGGTTCTGACGATGCATTTCTTGCTCTCGACCGCAACAATAATGGCACCATAGACGATGGCACAGAGCTATTCGGCAATAAGACTCCGCAACCCCTTTCAGCTACCCCTAATGGCTTTCTTGCTCTTGCTGAATATGATAAGCCTGAAAATGGCGGTAATGGCGATGGCAAAATCGATAGCAGAGATAGGATTTTCCCACTACTCCGTCTGTGGCAGGATGCAAACCATAATGGGGTATCGGAAGCAAATGAGCTGCACCCCTTAACTGAGCTTGGCATTT
This genomic window from Blastocatellia bacterium contains:
- a CDS encoding DUF4160 domain-containing protein, which encodes MPKLYEYFGIIVLFYSNEHEPIHVHGKCQGRESKAELTLENGKVVRIEYTPVKGRKPLSQSELKNFQTLTKHYAEEIVQKWIDYFVLHKPVEPQKVTKKIK
- a CDS encoding DUF2442 domain-containing protein, producing MDRLLRASQTGRAAEGYQEDQVILPEGAVIDILRVEQLSDYKLKLYFSDGIERIIDFEPFLQASRNPMIQAYLDPKKFANFKLEYGELVWDDYGLCFPIADLYENRI